Within Methanofastidiosum sp., the genomic segment TTGCCATCGCATTTTTTGTGCTAAGATTTTTCTACAAAGATAATTTTCACAATGGTTCACTTAATCATTCTGAAGAACCGATAAAAAATAAGGATCTTGCACGATTGTCCAAGGTCTCTCTTTATCTAATTGTAATAATGGTAATATTAAAGATATCGATAGTTACAGCCGGAATTAATATTGATTTTAGACTGACTTACATATCCCTAATTGCGTCTTTGCCGATATTAATTCTTGCAAAACAGAAATATGAAATTCTAAAAAATGTAGACTGGAAGACATTAATATTTTTTGTTTCAATGTTCATCTTGATGCAAAGCGTATGGGACAGTGGATTCATCCAAGAGATAATCGATAATATGAACATAAATATAACAAATCTATTGATGATTTTCATTGTAAGTATAGTATTAAGTCAGTTTATTTCAAATGTTCCTCTTGTTGCTTTATATCTCCCTATGCTCCTTGAAGCGGGTGCATCTTCAAAAGAGATGGTTGCATTGGCTGCTGGCAGTACTATCGCGGGCAATCTATTTATTTTAGGAGCTGCGAGCACAGTCATTATTATCCAAAATGCAGAAAAAAAATCAAAGGAAACCATTACCTTCCTTGAATTTGCAAAAGTTGGTATACCTCTAACGATCTTGAATACAGTCGTTTACTATGTCTATCTTTCAATAGTTTGATTATTTGGATTTGCATCTTGCTATACCGCGCTTGTGGAAGTACTTCTGGTGGTAATCTTCTGCTTTGTAGAATTTATTTTCTGGGATAATTTCCGTAACGATCTTCTTGTTAAATCTACCGGATTTTTCAAGTTTTTCTTTTAGAGCCAATGCTTCATTTTTCTGATCCTCGTTGTGGTAAAACACAATTGACCTATACTGGCTTCCAACGTCAGGGCCTTGTCTGTTAATTGTTGTTGGGTCATGTATATCCCAGAATAATTCTAATAACTTATCATAAGATACTATTTCTGGGTCAAATTCAATTAGTACAGATTCTGCATGGCCAGTTTTATCTGTGCATACCTCCTCATAAGTAGGGTTTTCAGTGTGCCCCCCAGAGTATCCCACCTGTGTTGATATAACTCCGTCAATCTGACAAAATGCGGATTCTATCCCCCAAAAACATCCAGCGGCAAAAGTCGCTTTCTCAGTTTTATTCATAGTAGAAATATATGCCATTAATAGTTATAATCCTATTTACTATAAATAAAAATAGAGTAATAATCTGATTTTATAATTAAAAAGAATAATAAAAATAAAAAATCTTAGTATACTTCACACTGTCTTT encodes:
- a CDS encoding anion transporter, with amino-acid sequence MISVAILLVVFSLIAVRQVGKIKLDIWQVMTFGALACLLTGQISPTNALMSINLDVILFLFGMFVVGVGLEESGYLSHMSYKVFKRAKTPDELIILILFVIGVASAFLMNDTLAIIGTPVVLHLSRKHKTSPKLLLLTLAFAVTIGSVMSPIGNPQNLLIALEGDIKNPFILFFKYLLVPTMLNLAIAFFVLRFFYKDNFHNGSLNHSEEPIKNKDLARLSKVSLYLIVIMVILKISIVTAGINIDFRLTYISLIASLPILILAKQKYEILKNVDWKTLIFFVSMFILMQSVWDSGFIQEIIDNMNINITNLLMIFIVSIVLSQFISNVPLVALYLPMLLEAGASSKEMVALAAGSTIAGNLFILGAASTVIIIQNAEKKSKETITFLEFAKVGIPLTILNTVVYYVYLSIV
- the msrA gene encoding peptide-methionine (S)-S-oxide reductase MsrA, whose translation is MNKTEKATFAAGCFWGIESAFCQIDGVISTQVGYSGGHTENPTYEEVCTDKTGHAESVLIEFDPEIVSYDKLLELFWDIHDPTTINRQGPDVGSQYRSIVFYHNEDQKNEALALKEKLEKSGRFNKKIVTEIIPENKFYKAEDYHQKYFHKRGIARCKSK